The following coding sequences are from one Rhodothermales bacterium window:
- a CDS encoding response regulator: MADHALLSVLIADDSDSLRQRLRRLLDGLDFTVMRGESVSADGVIELLRSGAWFDVAILDIQMPGSGVKALRYLTRYHPGVDVVMLTNHAEAFYERICKEAGASYFLDKSMEFDQLPDVLEAISIDNAAAG, from the coding sequence ATGGCTGACCATGCATTATTATCTGTATTGATTGCCGATGACTCCGACTCGTTGCGCCAACGACTCCGGCGCCTGCTTGACGGGCTGGACTTTACGGTCATGCGAGGCGAGTCGGTGTCCGCGGACGGCGTGATCGAATTGCTCCGGTCCGGCGCCTGGTTCGATGTAGCCATTCTCGACATCCAGATGCCCGGGAGCGGGGTGAAAGCCCTGCGCTATCTGACGCGTTACCACCCAGGGGTCGACGTGGTCATGTTGACGAACCATGCGGAAGCGTTTTACGAGCGCATCTGCAAGGAAGCCGGCGCCAGCTATTTCCTCGACAAGTCGATGGAATTCGACCAACTGCCCGACGTACTGGAGGCCATTTCGATCGATAACGCCGCCGCCGGCTGA